The Capsicum annuum cultivar UCD-10X-F1 chromosome 3, UCD10Xv1.1, whole genome shotgun sequence genomic sequence GAGCATTTAATATTGTCCAACATGCTAAGCCCAATGTTTAAGATTGAAACTGATCTCTACTTTTGAGGATGTTAGATTCCAATTAATATGCAAAATCTTAAGCCCATAAGTTAGGTTGATGTTGTATTCCATTCATTAAAGAATGAAACTATACTAACAGCTCTTAACCAACTAACTAACTAAACTTTCCTTAGCTGAAATATATGTTGATTCTTCAAGTCACATTCACTTGTCCccctaaagaaaagaaaataaaagaaaaaagaccaCTCTATAAGCAAATTTCGACATATAGTATTTTAGTCATTGcctttgataaagatttgaacttTTTCTTTCAGCTAGCCCcgtttgatattttttaaaaaaaacagtGACTTTCGAATGTTTTAAATTCTCAGtttgaacaaaagaaaaattcCCCTTATATGAAGCAGAAttaatcttattttctttttaataaaaattttctcaataaaaatataaattgaaatatgAGAATATAGTATGCAACTGTATTAttttgacataatacataaatatgtcaTTAGCTAATATGTATGTCCTTCAATTTTATGCgtgtataaataaatatgtaaactatcataatttttttttttttgattaaatcATAAAGTTAAACATGTATACAAACACAATTCACATCGTACATACcaaatttcacttattttaacatataaatttaagtttttatttatgtatgtatgttgaaAACTAGAACTCATATAACTCAAGTCAAATTAAAGTACATGTTGAGATATTGtgcctatttttttcttaatattatatTACTCCATCATCTAGAAAAGAAATGAGGGCTAGTTGTGGGTGTCAGTGGGCGGAGTCAAAATTTTAATTGTgagggttcagaagtaaatatacggactAATCGAAGAGGGTcagcatctattatatatatatatatataaatatatatataaatatttttgatcgtgtggataatataatataatttttcgttaAAGAAGATTCGAATAAACCCTTGATTATAAGGTGGATCCGGATCCGCCAGTAGTGGGTGCGTAGTGGAGTAAGATGAAATGATCGTTGTTGTAGGCTAATGCAACACGCCATGTTTACTTAAATATTAGTAGTACTACTAACCATTTTAATAATTGAGTCAGTGGGACACCTAGTCACACACACAATATCCCCCTATTttcatttgtattattttatttatttgattaatttgaaaattagtaGTAATATACTAATCATAATCAATTAGTCGAATTGttaatttcaaaaaatagtaattaaGCATCAAGCGCTTCTTCCAGGAACCTTCGTTTTTCTTTCTCTATgtcctattttcatctattgccgGCTCCATTCTTCCGCACCCTTTTCAGAACAAGAATTAAGCTAAATAACCGTAAATTCAGGGACCCTTTTTTCTCTAGAAACTGCATGTTATATAGTTTACACACTAATATACACTATTTTAACTTCTTTTTGTTACTACTATTACTATAACTTTTAGGATTATCATTTATGTTACTACTTACTAATTTTGATTAATTAAAGTCCAAATCAGTTAAGAGGAAGATTCCACTAGCCGATTTGTTGATTTTTATCTGGTAAAGGTTCAATCTTTATGCTATTCTTTTGTGGGTTGTGTCTGGTTATGCTTGGTTTCTTCTGTTTTATCTTTTATGGCAAATCTTGATCTGGTCGCTCTCTCTGAATCagcttcattttctttcttttttccttatggTATACTCTTATGACCAATCTTCCTTCCCCAGCTGACCTGCTTTGACCAATTGTTGAATTGGCCTCTTTTGGTGTACTCATCCAGAATATTTGTCATTGATTCATTGAGGTActattagagaaaaaaaaatcacaactttaTTTATCATTGATTTATCTATTATCCAAAGTTTTGTTAccctttatttgtttggtcaatTATTGTAGGCTGAACTGAAAATGGGATCTGCTGGGGAGAAGTTAGAGCTTGAATTTGACGAGGAGATTCCATTTAGTTCGTCTCAGGCAACTATCAAGATCGACAGTTTGCACTATGAGGCACCTCATATTGTATCACCCAGAAGTTATCGCTCTTCTAGAGTCTTAAGAAAGATGTATCAGATCAGCCTTCTAAGGAGTATATACATTGTTGTTATCAAAGCGAAGATCAATGTGTTGCTTCCTTTTGGCCCCTTGGCCATATTGCTACACTATGTTACAGGAAAACATGTAAGTGCATTAAGCTCTCTCCATATGCTCTTTTTgtgctgttttttttttcttcccccAATTTCAATTTTGCTTATCACTGTGTTTTGTGCACAACTTGATGTTTCAGGCTTGGGTATTTTTCTTCAGTTTACTGGGCATTACACCTTTAGCTGAGCGCTTGGGCTATGCGACTGAGTAAGCTTGTGCTCTCCAAGTTAGTTTAGTTCTCTTCTGCTGCTATTCTTGTTTGTGCGCATATTTACCTTCTTAATCCTATTGTTACAGGCAGCTTGCGTTCTATACCGGGCCAACAGGTACTCCTTTTTGTTTATTGTTTCATTTGTTCCTCTGAAAAGTTTCTCAATCAATCAACTTTATTCAATCCTAACGTAATTCTATCAAGACATCTTTCTTTACTTCTGGGCTCAATCAATTTGTAGTCCTTTATTTCTTCTTGAAAGCCTATTTATGCTGTGGAGGTAGTCATATTGAACCAGCCACTGATTCCTAGGTTTCATCATAATTTAATTGGTTATCTCCAATTACATAAATCAATAGTTTGGTAGCTCGCGCCTCGCAAGGCATTTTGGGCCACACGACACAATGTTGTACTCACTTTATCATtcaagggtctattggaaacaacctctttacccaATATAGTTAGGGGCAAGttctgcgtacatcctacccttTCAAGACCTCACTCATAGGATTACACTGGTTATAGTGTTGTTGCCATACTCACTTTATCACTTAAagggggaaaaaaagaaaaaaagacaggATGCTGTACTGAAGATCAGTAAGAATGTGAAACATGTTTTTCTTATTTCAGGATGGGATTCTGTGAGTTAAGTCGGGGGAAGTTGTTTCTGGGTTCTCTTCTCTTCCTCTTCCCCTTCCCACCTGAATGGATAATGGTCATAGACCACCATAAATGGCAATAATATGGTGTCTAAGGTGGATTTAGTAGTGGCACTGAATGAGCAGCAGTTCCATTTAACTCTGAACTGCAAAAGGCATTTAGATGAATGTAATATGTTGAACATAGCACATCTAACATGGAGATAATTTACTGCATTATCATTTAGCGGAAGTTCGGATTGATGCTTTCATTTGGTGATCATGTTCAATGAGCTAAGGTGAAGGAGAAGATAAAGAGAGGATTAATTGAAGACATCTGGACTAGAAAAGTGCTTCAGTTTCTAGAACATGGAAGGAAGTTTTAGCTGGCTGCGCAGTTCTTAAAAGTTTGGATCTTATTCCAATATTCAGCAATCAGAGAGTACATGCTATATAAATGCTTTTCCTGTTATATTTGTTGTGTTGGTCAGCGGGGAGGAGCAGACGGGAAATGCGTcatgcaattttagagaagtataaaagggcagcccggtgcactaaagctaccgctatgcgcggtgtccggggaggGGCCCCTCCACAAGGGtatatcgtacgcagccttaccttgcatttctgccagaggctgtttccaagactcgaacccgtgacctcctagtcacatggcagcaactttaccagttactccaaggctccccttctaaTTTTAGAGAAGTATGTAGTGCCTAATATAAGGTCAAGCAGACTTCGATGTACTGCCAATGGATTCGGTAGAAAACATCGAACTCCTCAAATTTTGACCAACTGGGTTTATCTTAAATGCTAGTTTTGTAGTGACCTGTTGTGGATCACTTACTAAAAGAGGGATCTTGTGCTTTTTCTTTTTGCGGGTCTGATCGGTGTTGGACGCATGTTTGTTGAACTtcgtccttttcttctttttctggtATGAAAATTCCTGGTTCTTACAAATTAATCTCGTCATAATTTGTTCTGGCCAGAGTTAGGTTTATGAAAGATGTACGATTATCTTTCAAGTCAGATACTGAGTAGAAAAGCAGACTTTCAACCGTTAGAATAGGCAAATACTTTGTCTATTATTTCCAGTATCTAGATTATTCTTCTCGTAAAGAGCAAAGTTTTCTTTTTCGGCCTTTTGTTGTCAATGACATCGAACTTCATTAGTATTAAGTGTCTTAATTTTCTCACATCTGCTCACATAGAACACTGCAATTACAATAGCAACAATTTAAacaatgtaatcccacaagtggggtctggagaagGTAGGATGTACGCGGACCTTGCCCCTACCTTTGTAAGGCATAGAAGCTGTTTCCGTAAGACCATCAATTACAATTAAACATAAGATTGTCGTGACACCTCAGCTTTATTATTTGTCTCTTTTATAGAAGTGGGGTGCATGGTGAACATGTTTCACCACTATAAAATTGAAAAAGTGCCAACTGGCAACCTAATCTCTATTGGCCTTGCTGAAGGTAAGAGCTAAAATGATTCTTAAAAGACTGCTGCAACATGTTTACTACATTCTTCGTGCTTTGCGTCTTTTCTTTCATTTGAGAAGGCTTGTGGGAGATCCTGCTACATTTCTGTAAAATTTTGTTTGGTTTCTCATACACCTATTGAAAGGAAAAAGATCAGACGTCATAAGATCTTACAGTGTCATTCCCTTCTCAAAAAAAAGATCTTACAGAGTCACTATACATAGGATATTTTGGTCCTTATCCAGACTTAGCAGCAAGCTTCTGAataatttctcatatgttacTGATTTGCTTACTGAAGCCAGTTGGATCGGTCATCAGTTTCTTGTatcttttaaaatagtttttatgCTTTGCTGTGCTTGAACTTCGTCTCATTGACCCTTTGCTGGAATACTGCATCATGTTGTTTTCACATGATACATGTATATTTGTTGAAACGAGTCGGTTTCATGTGTGCTGTTTCTAATCTGTGGGAGCCCATGATTCCCCCACCATGTATTTATCATTTTCTTATCAgcacactattttttttttttcctgatttATAGTTGGGGGCCTTCTTAACGCAACGTTTGGAAATGCAACTGAAATGATAATCTCACTGTATGCATTGAACAATGGGATGATGCGGGTTGTTAAACAATCCTTGCTGGGttccattttatcaaatatgCTCTTGGTGCTTGGCTGTGCCTTCTTCAGTGGTGGGATTATTCATCAAGAGAAAGTTCAGGTGTTCAATAAGGTGATCATATTCTtctagtcatgtactcatgtcctTGAATAAATCTGTTATGAAGTCAACACCTCGCCTTTTtattgattaattaaaaaaaatgaaaaacataaaataatagaacTTCTTTATGAGCAATGGTTCAGTGTGAACTCTTATCATAGTGTATCCATTAAGTGCCTTTCTGCTTTCATGTGCAAACGGtcattaatttttaaatgttTCAGGCGACTGCCATTGTGAACTCTGGATTGTTGTTGATGGCAGTCATGGGCTTATTATTCCCAGCTGTACTTCATTTCACCCACACGGAATTGCATTTTGGCAAGTCACAGTTGGCTCTTTCAAGATTTAGCAGTTGCATAATGCTGGTAGCATATGCAAGCTACCTATTCTTTCAGCTCAAGAGTCAACCAAATCTGTATCGCTCCGTGAGTGAGGTAGATTGTCTAATTTTAGCTGTTTGATTTTGCTTAGGTTCACTCCTGCTTTTTCATTGCATTTTGTTTTTCTCTGGAGTTATCAAATGCCTGATATGAAGACTGAAGGGTGCACatatttcaaatagttcttgaGATGACTTGTACCAAAATATGTGattgttgttttttgttactGGAAATGATTTGGTAGATCTAATAGTTTCTCCGATATGTAAACAGGATGGAGAACATAATTCAGAAGATTCTGAAGAAGAAGAAGCGCCTGAGATAACACAGTGGGAGGCTATTGGGTGGCTTGCTGTTTTGACAACATGGATATCAGTGCTGTCTGGATATCTAGTAGATGCCATTGAGGTGATCTATTTgcctttttccttttcctttcttttttcttttctttctgttaAGGTAAGCCTTTTCTATATACCAGTTTTATAAAGGTATATCTACCTCCTGCTTAACTTTAGATGCTTATCATGAAGGTTTTTTCAGAGAAAAAATGGCATGATAACGAGTAGCCTCGTGCAGTAGACCTCCAGAAATTGTCTGCCTTAGTTTTCCTTGTCCAATTGGTCAATCCTCATGAAGCCTTTTGGTTCCACTGGAAAGCCCACACTACAAAAAGGTTGGCTACTGATCAGACATGGGAATTGTGAATGGGTTGTATGTCCTTTGTCCCAAGAGTCTGCAAAAGTGATTCATTTGCCTTTAGAAAATTAGATCCAAAATTCGATCTACGTAGTACAGATCCACAAAGGGGTACTGTAAAGCACGCACATGAAGACATCATGGCATGAAAAAATCAAGGGAACATGACAATAGTTGGATACAGACATACAGTGTCATAAATATTGAACATCTATTAGTAACTATTAAGCACCTAAGGGTGGCGTCGAAACTTCTTttttggtggatagagttacttgGTATTTTGTGCCTGTGTTGGTGGGAGGCAGCACATACTTACTGGGATAGTTGAGGTGCGCATAAGCTGGGTCAgacatcaaatttatttttttaaaaaatactaaccTGCTAAAGAGTGGGAAACAACACAACAAAAATACATAATCCATAGATTCTACTAGTGGATCGATATGcaaaagatacaaaataaaatactccGTATATATTGGAACATACGAAATAATATAATGTGGTAAATAATTATAATGTTGACAGAGCAGTAAATGAAACTAGAGAGAACCAGCAGATCAGTAGAAAATTAACCAGATCTGTTCCTACTTTTCACCAGGTAAAGAATAACAAGATAGGGGCACAAAAATTGAAACGGGTTTGCCGCCTCCTTCAAACTAGGTGATTGGTGATGAAGAAGCCCGGAACTCAAAAGTATAAAAACAGCATTAGTCAAGCTATAGACCCCAAAAATTTTGAATGCAACATCATAGTAGAGAGAAGCCTTAGTTACCTCTGACGTAATTGATTTACAGTCCCCCATAAGCACCTAATAAAGTTGAGCTACGTGCATAATGCCAAAAGGACTCAAGATCAGCTTTGATCCTTGGGTGAcaattttttgtttcttcatgGTAATTTCGATGTCTGATGTCACCATTATCCTTTCAGGGTGCATCTGACTCGATGAACTTGCCGATGTCCTTTATTAGTGTCATCTTGCTTCCAATCGTGGGAAATGCTGCAGAACATGCCAGCGCAATCATGTTTGCAATGAAAGATAAGCTTGTGAGTGTTATAAAACTAAATCTACTTTCTCTTTTGGTCTAAAACAGTTACTAATGTTTCTTCACTGGCAGGACATCACACTCGGAGTTGCAATTGGGTCATCTACTCAGATATCGATGTTTGTGGTAAGACATTTAATACATTCTGACTATCTAAGACAACCTTTTAAATTatgggataattattttaaaagatatttataGATCCTTAGATGGATTTTCCTGATATTTCTCCTGAGAGCACATGATATTTCGGTGTCACTGTTAATTTTGGCGCGGTCAgattatatttattcaaaatagatgACAGGACTTGTGCATTCAGTTGGAATTTCATATCTTATGCTGTTGAAAATGCAGATTCCGTTTTGTGTTGTCGTTGGTTGGTTTATGGGAAAGCCCATGAACTTGAATTTCCAGTTATTCGAGACTGCTACACTCTTCATCACAGTGCTAGTCGTGGCATTCATGCTGCAGGTTCGACATTCGACATAGTTCTTTCTTAACATCCTGTTGAAGTATTGAGTTACTtgctgttatttttctttttggtttagtaattttattcctgaaattcagttatttagttgagATAGAATAAGATTTTATTAGTATCCTAGTTGTAgatagaataggattttattaatTTCCTAGTTAGAAATAGATTAGGAGtcttttgtttatttatattCTCAGATGTGAATGGATAAACAAGCAGAATATTTTTATCCTCAAACGACTGTTTTCTTCATCTCTGTATTCTGTAgaacaacaattggtatcaaagccaatttcttgagggatctgtGAGAGAGAAACCCCCAAAAATAATCCTGCGTAAAAGTCAAAATTGTTATGGCTTCCAACAATTTTTCAATTCCTTCACCCCTAATTTTTTCTAGTGAGAATTATCCAATTTGGGCTGTCAAGATAAGAACATATTTGCGTGCATATGATCTGTAGGAAATGGTAGAGGTTGGAGGAGAGGTAAATCCTTTGCCAAATAATCCAATTATGGCGCAAATTAAGAATCACAGAGAAAGAGGTTTCAAAAAACTTTAAAGCTCTCTCTTGCATACAATCAACACTTTTGGAAGTAATTTTCGCTAGAGTTATGGCGAGTAAGATTGCAAAGGAGGCTTGGGACAAGTTGAAAGAAGAATTTCACGGAAGTGACAAAATCAGGCAGATTAAAGTGATAAATCTGAGAAGAGAGTTTGAAATTCTCTGAATGAAGGATTCAGAAACTATTGAAG encodes the following:
- the LOC107861623 gene encoding vacuolar cation/proton exchanger 3; amino-acid sequence: MGSAGEKLELEFDEEIPFSSSQATIKIDSLHYEAPHIVSPRSYRSSRVLRKMYQISLLRSIYIVVIKAKINVLLPFGPLAILLHYVTGKHAWVFFFSLLGITPLAERLGYATEQLAFYTGPTVGGLLNATFGNATEMIISLYALNNGMMRVVKQSLLGSILSNMLLVLGCAFFSGGIIHQEKVQVFNKATAIVNSGLLLMAVMGLLFPAVLHFTHTELHFGKSQLALSRFSSCIMLVAYASYLFFQLKSQPNLYRSVSEDGEHNSEDSEEEEAPEITQWEAIGWLAVLTTWISVLSGYLVDAIEGASDSMNLPMSFISVILLPIVGNAAEHASAIMFAMKDKLDITLGVAIGSSTQISMFVIPFCVVVGWFMGKPMNLNFQLFETATLFITVLVVAFMLQEGTSNYFKGLMLILCYLIVAASFFVHVDPSKDGD